A window from Telopea speciosissima isolate NSW1024214 ecotype Mountain lineage chromosome 8, Tspe_v1, whole genome shotgun sequence encodes these proteins:
- the LOC122672548 gene encoding protein PSK SIMULATOR 1-like, translating to MVMESWFGSWWKNSRRNNPEPGKVTIGVLAFEVASLMSKVVHLWQCLSDKQVVRLREEIMNSVGVRKLVSDDDDFLVGLVYAEMVDNLGFIVRSVARLGKKCSDPVLQRFEHVFDELVKTDEDLYHWELTWKKMDRKVRKMERFIGISTNLYQELEVLAELEQTLRRMQASNDDPNRVSLLEFQQKVVWQRQEVKNLRERSLWNRTYDYTILFLGRSLFTIFRKIKHVFGINHKEAVDGVDDSKVLNTDYLSRSHSVSTLIQSSVHPSEKNRVMFSSGPLGQSISKSGPISSMKKASNRHQHTHENSSTPLHGKNLRSKTKRLPSVGPFKGCMMGGSDTPVLQSYTPVSHGSRKSNVVYSGILNGVKDANAELLPHSSVHRTNLSLFSSKQRLLNAPPSTLGAAALALHYANVIIVIERLVTSSHLIGPDARDDLYNMLPTSVRMALRARLKSYSKNMASSFCDGVLAAEWNDALARILEWLAPLAHNMIRWHSERNFEQQNLVSRTNVLLVQTLYFANQAKTEAAITELLVGLNYIWRFGRDLNAKALRECTGSGNLDDYLDLKG from the coding sequence ATGGTGATGGAGTCGTGGTTTGGTAGTTGGTGGAAGAATTCGCGGAGAAATAATCCTGAGCCTGGAAAGGTTACCATTGGGGTGTTGGCATTTGAAGTTGCGAGCTTGATGTCAAAGGTGGTTCATTTATGGCAATGTTTGAGTGATAAGCAAGTTGTTAGGTTGAGAGAAGAGATCATGAATTCGGTTGGTGTCAGGAAGCTTGTATCAGACGATGATGATTTCCTAGTCGGGTTAGTCTATGCGGAAATGGTCGATAATTTGGGGTTTATAGTGAGATCCGTGGCTAGGCTTGGGAAGAAGTGCTCCGATCCCGTATTGCAGCGGTTTGAGCATGTCTTCGATGAACTGGTCAAGACTGATGAAGATCTTTATCATTGGGAATTAACATGGAAGAAGATGGATAGGAAAGTTAGAAAGATGGAGAGATTCATTGGTATTAGCACGAATTTGTATCAAGAGCTGGAAGTGCTTGCGGAACTGGAACAGACTCTAAGGAGAATGCAGGCAAGTAATGATGACCCAAATCGGGTAAGCTTGCTCGAGTTCCAGCAGAAGGTTGTGTGGCAGCGGCAGGAGGTGAAGAATCTCCGAGAGAGATCTTTATGGAACAGGACATATGATTACACTATCCTCTTCCTTGGGAGGTCTTTGTTCACGATATTCAGGAAGATCAAGCATGTGTTTGGAATTAATCATAAAGAAGCTGTAGATGGAGTTGATGATTCAAAAGTTTTGAATACAGATTATCTTTCTCGAAGTCACTCTGTTTCCACACTGATACAGTCGTCAGTTCATCCATCTGAGAAAAACCGTGTTATGTTCTCTTCAGGTCCTCTTGGTCAGTCAATTTCAAAATCAGGGCCTATATCAAGCATGAAGAAAGCTAGCAACAGGCATCAGCATACTCATGAGAATTCGTCTACCCCCCTCCATGGGAAGAACCTACGTTCAAAAACAAAGCGGTTGCCTAGTGTAGGCCCTTTCAAAGGATGCATGATGGGTGGAAGTGACACTCCAGTGTTGCAAAGCTACACACCTGTAAGTCATGGCTCTCGGAAGTCCAATGTTGTTTATTCAGGAATTCTCAACGGAGTAAAAGATGCTAATGCAGAACTACTTCCTCACAGCAGCGTACACCGtactaatctctctctctttagttCTAAGCAAAGATTGTTGAATGCCCCTCCATCAACTCTTGGTGCTGCCGCTTTGGCACTCCATTATGCAAATGTGATTATTGTAATTGAGAGACTAGTGACATCTTCTCATCTTATTGGTCCTGATGCAAGAGATGACCTGTACAATATGTTGCCCACAAGTGTAAGAATGGCACTAAGGGCTAGGCTAAAGTCATATTCCAAGAACATGGCTTCATCCTTTTGTGATGGTGTTCTTGCAGCCGAATGGAATGATGCTTTGGCAAGGATACTAGAATGGTTGGCGCCACTTGCTCATAACATGATAAGGTGGCATTCTGAGCGGAATTTCGAGCAGCAGAACTTAGTTTCCAGGACAAATGTGCTTCTGGTACAAACTCTGTACTTTGCAAATCAGGCAAAGACAGAAGCTGCAATAACGGAGCTTCTTGTGGGTCTCAATTACATCTGGAGATTTGGGAGAGACCTCAATGCAAAAGCTTTACGGGAATGCACTGGCAGTGGAAACTTAGACGATTATTTGGATCTGAAGGGctga